A single genomic interval of Tursiops truncatus isolate mTurTru1 chromosome 1, mTurTru1.mat.Y, whole genome shotgun sequence harbors:
- the GOLT1A gene encoding vesicle transport protein GOT1A isoform X4: protein MNSLVSWQLTIFLCAISFRETLEKATPMENPRATGPRLRPPALLASGAQSPRCAERKPAAAGPSPRGASLCPPPESSAGPQLPGLCAPRSRLIPAPRGAVLVQREKDLSAYNWNSFGLRYGKRHTAPPGSRGQGAGRG from the exons ATGAACTCGCTGGTTTCTTGGCAGTTGACGATTTTCCTCTGTGCCATCTCCTTCAGGGAGACATTAGAAAAGGCGACGCCCATGGAGAACCCTAGAGCCACAG GCCCGCGGCTCAGACCTCCGGCGCTCCTGGCCTCCGGGGCGCAGAGCCCGCGGTGCGCGGAGAGGAAGCCCGCCGCTGCCGGGCCGAGCCCTCGGGGGGCCTCGCTGTGCCCTCCACCCGAGAGCTCCGCTGGGCCCCAGCTGCCGGGCCTGTGCGCCCCCCGCAGTCGCCTGATCCCCGCCCCGCGCGGCGCGGTGCTGGTGCAGCGGGAGAAGGACCTGTCCGCCTACAACTGGAACTCCTTCGGTCTACGTTACGGAAAGCGACACACTGCGCCGCCCGGCAGCCGCGGCCAAGGCGCCGGGCGGGGCTGA